The nucleotide sequence ATTGCACAGCGTTATGATTTTAAGTTGACCGATGCCATTAAAGATATTCCTGCCGAAGCATTGGATGTTATTTTAAACGGTGGCAAGGAAAGTTTTTCGGTTGCATCGAAAATTTTAGGCATTACAAAAGATTATAAAATTGATTTTGAAGGAATATCAAACTTTATAAAAAATCAGTTTAACGATGCACCAACGGCAGCAATTAAACGCTGGGCTTCTGATTTTATGGACGAAATTACCTGTCCGGAATGCAATGGTTCACGTTTGCGAAAAGAATCGCTTTATTTTAAAATAAACAATTTTAACATTGCCGATTTATCAACAATGGATTTGGATCAATTAAGTGATTGGTTTGGCAATTTAAATAATCATTTAAGCAGTAAACAACAAGTTATTGCTGGCGAAGTTGTTAAAGAAATTGCTACCAGATTATCCTTTTTGTTAGATGTCGGCTTGAATTATCTTACCTTAAATCGATCTTCAAAAACCCTTTCGGGTGGTGAAGCACAGCGTATTCGTCTGGCAACTCAAATTGGTTCGCAGTTGGTTGGTGTTCTGTATATTTTAGATGAGCCTAGTATTGGATTACATCAGCGTGATAACGAAAAACTAATCACTTCGTTAAAGCAATTACGCGATGTAGGGAATTCGGTTTTGGTTGTAGAACACGATAAAGACATGATTGAAGAAGCCGATTATGTTATTGATATTGGTCCTAAAGCCGGATTAAACGGCGGACAAATAATTAGTGCAGGCACACCGACAGAATTGTTAAAAGAAAACACGATTACTGCACAATATTTAAACGGAAATTTAAACATTCCAATTCCAACAGAGCGTAGAAAAGGCAACGGTAAAACACTGAAACTTTTTGGGGCAAAAGGCAATAATCTTAAAAATGTAACGGTTGAATTTCCGTTGGGAACGTTGATTTGTGTGTCTGGAGTGTCAGGTTCGGGTAAATCAACCTTAATTAACGAAACGTTGTATCCCATTTTAAACGAGCATTTTTTTAATGCCGTTAAAGTTCCGCAACCTTATGATAAAATTGAAGGATTAGAAAATATTGACAAAGTAATCGGCATCGATCAAAGTCCCATTGGTAGAACTCCGCGTTCAAATCCGGCGACTTATACCGAAGTTTTTTCTGAAATCAGAACCTTGTTTACCAAAACGCCCGAAGCTAGTATTCGTGGATACAAACCGGGACGTTTTAGTTTTAACGTAAAAGGTGGTCGTTGCGAAACCTGCGAAGGATCGGGCTTACGAACCATTGAAATGGGCTTTTTACCAGATGTTTACGTAGAATGCGAAACTTGTCAAGGCAAACGTTTTAACCGCGAAACATTGGAAATCCGCTATAAAGGAAAATCAATTGCAGATATTCTGGAGATGACCATTGAAGAAAGTGTGCCTTTTTTTGAAAATATTCCTAAAATTTATCGTAAATTAAAAACCATTCAAGATGTAGGTTTGGGGTATATTACGTTAGGTCAGCAAAGCACAACTTTATCTGGTGGCGAAGCACAACGTATTAAACTGGCAACTGAATTATCTAAAAAAGATACCGGAAATACGTTTTATATTTTAGACGAACCAACAACGGGCTTGCATTTTGAAGACATTCGTGTGTTGCTGGAAGTGTTGCAGCAATTGGTTGAAAAAGGCAATACCGTTTTAATTATCGAACATAATTTAGACGTTATTAAAATTGCCGATTATATTATTGACATTGGTCCCGAAGGCGGTAAAAATGGTGGCGAAGTTGTTGCTTTTGGTACACCAGAAAAAGTAGCGAAAAGCAAAAAAAGCCACACCGCACGTTTTTTAAAGAAAGAATTAAAGTAATAGGTTTTATGTTGTATGTTATAGGTTTATGTATGTTAGAGAATTTAACTTGAACTTCGAACTACTAAAACATCCGAGATAAACGATTAAACCTAAAACAAATCAACAATTAAAGAAAAAAATATGGAAGAAAATTTATCGGAAGAAGATATCAGAATAAAGGAGAGTTTTTTACAAAAATCGTGGAACGAAATAAAATCAAACGACTCGTGGGCAATTTTTAAGGTAATGTCTGAATTTGTCAACGGATATGAAAAAATGGGTCGTATTGGTCCGTGTGTGTCTATTTTTGGATCGGCACGTACAAAAAGCGATAATCCGTATTACAAACTGGCAGAAGAAATTGCTTTTAAAATAAGTAAAGCAGGCTACGGAGTAATTTCGGGTGGTGGTCCCGGGATTATGGAAGCTGCCAATAAAGGTGCACATTTAGGTGGTGGTGCATCGGTTGGTTTAAACATCGATTTACCTTTTGAACAACATTTTAATCCGTACATCGATCACGATAAAAACCTACAGTTCGATTATTTCTTTGTACGCAAAGTAATGTTTGTAAAATATTCGCAAGGATTTGTAGTAATGCCCGGCGGTTTTGGAACTTTAGACGAATTGTTTGAAGCAGTTACTTTAATTCAAACCAAAAAAATAGGTAAATTTCCTATTATTTTAGTAGGATCAGAATTTTGGTCGGGTCTTTTTGACTGGATAAAAACAGTAATGATTGAGAAATATTTCAATGCGTCGCCAGAAGATATGAACTTGATTCAAATTGTTGATACAGCCGATGAAGTGGTAACCATTATTGATAAATTCTACAAAAAATACAATTTAAGTCCGAATTTTTAATATACCAATCCGTTTTCAAAAGAAACGGATTTTTATCTTTAACAATAGTAAAAAAGCCAAATGCAAAAGCATTTGGCTTAGTTTTTATTCTTGGTTTCTAAAAATCAATTTATCGTCAAAGCTGTCCAGAAGAATAATACTGTCGGTTTTAATAGTTCCTGAAAGAATTTCTTTTGAAAGCTGGTTTAAAACTTCGCGTTGAATAACACGTTTTACAGGACGGGCACCAAAATGCGGATCAAACCCTTTCTTCGCAAGATAATTAATTGCTTCAGGCGTTGCATCCATTGTAATATGTTGTTGTGTCAGCATTTTAAACACGCTTTTTAATTGAATGGTTACAATTTGTTCAATGTTGCCTTTGGTTAATGGGGTAAACATAATGATTTCATCGATTCGGTTTAAAAATTCCGGACGAACCATTGTTTTTAATTGATTTAATACTTCATCTTTTGCGTTTTCAACTGCAATATCGGTTGGGTTATTATCAAACTGTTCCTGAATAATATGACTACCCATATTAGAGGTCATAATAATAATCGTATTTTTAAAATCGGCCAATCGACCTTTATTATCTGTTAAACGTCCTTCATCCAATACTTGTAACAAAATATTAAAGGTATCAGGATGGGCTTTTTCGATTTCATCTAACAAAATAACCGAATAAGGTCTTCTGCGAACGGCTTCGGTCAATTGTCCGCCCTCGTCGTATCCAACATATCCCGGAGGTGCACCAACCAAACGACTTACACTGTGACGTTCTGAGTATTCGCTCATATCAATTCGGGTCATTGCATTTTCGTCATCGAATAAATATTCTGCCAACGCTTTTGCCAGCTCGGTTTTACCCACACCGGTTGTTCCTAAGAACAAGAACGATCCGATAGGTTTTTTAGGATCTTGCAATCCGGAACGACTGCGGCGAACAGCGTCTGAAATAGCCACAATAGCTTCTTCCTGACCAACAACTCGTTTGTGTAATTCACTTTCCAAATTCAGTAACTTTTCACGGTCGGTTTGCAGCATTTTGGTAACAGGAACACCTGTCCATTTTGCAACAACATCAGCAATATCTTCGTAAGTAACCTCTTCTTTAATAAGCGATTGCCCTTTTTGGTTTTCTTCTAATTGCTTTTGAAATTCAGTTAATTTAGCTTCGGCATCCTGAATTTTTCCATAACGAATTTCGGCAACTTTACCGTAATCGCCATTTCGTTCTGCACGTTCAGCTTCTAATTTATAATCTTCAATGTTTGATTTGATGTTCTGAATGTTGTCAACCACATCTTTTTCGGATTTCCATTTAGAGAAAATCTGATTGCGTTCTTCTTTCAAATTTGCCAAATCAATACCCAAAGCTTTTAGTTTAGATTCGTCATTTTCACGTTTAATTGCTTCAATTTCGATCTCTAACTGCATGATTTTTCGATCCAAAACATCTAATTCTTCTGGTTTTGAATTGATTTCCATACGAAGTTTCGATGCCGCTTCGTCCATTAAATCAATGGCTTTATCGGGTAAAAAACGATTTGAAATGTATCTTTGGGACAATTCAACAGCACCAATAATAGCTTCGTCTTTAATACGTACTTTGTGATGTGTTTCATATTTTTCTTTAATTCCGCGTAAAATAGAAATGGCACTTTCAGTATCAGGTTCTTCGATCATTACCTTTTGGAAGCGGCGTTCCAACGCCTTATCCTTTTCAAAATATTTTTGATACTCGTCTAAAGTAGTTGCACCAATTGCTCTTAATTCGCCACGAGCCAAAGCAGGTTTTAAAATATTAGCTGCATCCATAGCACCTTCACCGCCACCGGCACCTACCAATGTATGAATTTCATCAATAAACAAAATGATGTTTCCGTCTGATGAAGTAACTTCTTTTACAACCGATTTTAATCGCTCTTCAAATTCTCCTTTATATTTAGCACCAGCAATCAACGCACCCATATCTAACGAAAAAACAAGTTTGTCCTTTAAATTTTCGGGTACATCGCCCTGAACAATACGGTGTGCCAAACCTTCGGCAATTGCGGTTTTACCTACGCCCGGTTCGCCAATTAGCATAGGATTGTTTTTAGATCTACGGGTTAAAATCTGTAAAACCCTGCGGATTTCTTCGTCGCGACCAATTACGGGATCTAATTTGCCATCGTTTGCTAATTGATTTAAGTTTTTGGCATATTTATTTAATGAATTGTAATTGTCTTCTGCCGAAGCCGATGTTACACGCTCGCCTTTTCGTAACTCATTAATTGCAGCTTCAATTTGTTTTTCAGTAACGCCACCCGATTTTAAGAAGGTAGCGATTTTACTGCGTGATTTAAAAATAGCTAAAAATAAATGTTCGATAGAAACGTACTCATCATTCATTTTTTTAGCAATTGCCTGTGCTTCATTTAATGTTGAACCGGCTTCGCGTGATAATGAAATTTGCCCACCTTCTACTTTAGCAAACGTTTCAATAATTTGATCGGTTTGTTGTTTTAATTGCTCAATATTTACACCTGCTTTTTTAAGAATAAATGGTGTAACATTTTCGTCTATTTCTAAAATAGCTTTTAAAATGTGTTCGTTTTCAATCTGTTGCTGACCGAAAGTTTGTACTAAAACCTGAGCTTGTTGCAGTACTTCTTGTGATTTAATGGTAAAATTATTAAAGTTCATATATTTTATTTGTTGTGTTGTTGAACTGATAATGGCAAATGATATTCCAAATTTCAAAAACTGCCATTATGACTTAAATTATTAAGTAAAGTATTAATAAAGTGTCAAAATGACAGTTTTTACTTATAATCTATGGAATAAAATAACGTATATTTGAATATTAAAATTACAAAAATGAATTGGAAAATTTTAGAAAATAATCATCAATTAGAACAGATTAAAGAAGAATCATTTAATAAATTACAATTGATTTTTAAGCACAGCACACGTTGTATTATTAGTAAAATGGCGTTAAAAAATTTTGAAAACGATTTTTTGTTGCAAGATGTAATTGATGCTTATTATTTAGATTTGATTGCTTACAGAAATATATCGAATGAAATTGCAGAAGTTTTTGCAGTGGAACATCAATCGCCACAAATTTTATTGATTAAAGATGGGGTAGTAGTTTATAACGAATCGCACGAAAGGATTGACGCGAATGTTTTGAAAAAAGTTGTATAGCGGATAGGTGTTTACTTTAATTTAAGGTTGTGGTGTAATGAAAACATTAATTGTTGATGCGATGTTTTTTGAAGCATTTGATTCATCCAACCAACTTGAACTCCTAAATTTTGATTGAACTTGAAACCTGCTCCAAAATACAGTCGGTCTCTATCAAAAACGTTGCTTTTTCTTGAAGTTTCATCGGCATTCATAAAAATTTCATTATACATTGTAGCGTATAAATTCTGATTTTTTTCGGTATTCTGATAAATAAGAACATCTAAACCTAATTGATAACGCAAACGGGATTTAAAGTCTTGATTTTCCATAAATCGTTGTTCAAATCTAAACCGATGTTTTACAGTAGCAGTTGCAATTTTTTGTTGTGTAATTACATCCTGAAAAATTCTGTTTTCATTAAAAGGATTATCAGGTATTCCTAATTGTTCTGTATGTACAAAAGCGTATCCGCCGCCCAAAGTCAAATTATCAAATAAAGCATATTGCACAGAAGTACGCATTAACAACTGATTTAAATCTGATATGATCTCGTAATTTCGGTATTGAACATCGTAATTAATAATCCACTTGGTATTTTCAATTTTTACATTACCAAAATACATATACCAACCACCTAATTTTGGATCTTTCTTTGGATTGTTAGAAAATCCTTTAAAATTAAAGAGGATGATTGTTAAAAATACAACTGCCTTTTTCATAAATGGACGAATTGCGATGACTATTGAAAATGTGATTTTAAATTGTTTTTGCGGGTTTCTAATATAATTGCAAACTGCAAACCATACATTACTGCAGCTAAAACCAAATGTGTTGCCTGCGTACCAAAGGGAAAATGGATGTAATACATTAAAATTCCCGTAAAAATTTCAAGTAACAACAACAACATAATCCAGTTGATTTTGTTGTTACCTAAATTCAATCGTTTGTTTCTTAAAAACAAGTAAAGATTTACAAAAAAGATTACAAAAGAAAAGGTTCTGTGAATGTAAAAAGTAATATCGGGGTTTGCCAGCCAAACCGAAACATCGGTAATTCCGCTTCTTGTTTGAACGTCTATAAACTGACGAACCTGTGTTCCCAATCCAATCTGTATCAACGAAAAAAGCATTGCAACCCAGGTAAAAATATAAAATGTTTTATCGTATTTAATCTGGTGTGTATGTTTATCTTTTGCAATATAAATCAAGTAAAGTAATGCGGCTACATTTAATAATGCCGCAATCATATGGGTGGTTATTTTTACCGGATTTAAAACCGAAAAAACCACTGTTGCACCTAACCATGCATTAAATCCTAATAAAAACAGAACAATTGCGGACCAAACAATTAGTTTGGGTTTGGCTTTAAAAAATGCAACTGATATGATTGAAAGTACGAACAAAATAAAACAAGCAAATCCTGCTAATGCACCACATAAACGATTAATGTATTCAACCCAGGTATGATAAGGGTTAAACTCGGCATAATCGTGTTTGGTGTATTCGTCCCAGTTTGATGGCTGGTACATTTCATTCGATGTAAAATCTTTATTAGCAACTTTTAATTTAGAATCCTTAATAATAACCTGACCTTTTTCGTAATCGTGATAAGGCTCCCACAACAATTCTTCAATTTGCGTGGGTGGTATATAATATCCAAAACATTTAGGCCAATCGGGACAGCCCATACCAGAACCAGTCATTCGTACAGTAGCTCCGGCAATGATTACTAAATAAATTAAAACGAGTGAAATTTTTGCCCAACGGATAAATGTTTTGTTTTCCATGATTATAATTTTGGATTTACCGGTTTTAAACCTAATTTTTCTGCTTTTTTCATCATAAACTGATACGCTTCTGTGTAATCATTCGCAATATCGCCTTCTAAAATTGCTTCTTTAATAGCATCTTTAATTTGTCCGATTTCTCTTGAAGGTTTTAGATCGAAAATTTCCATAATTTCTTCGCCGGTAATTGGCGGTTGAAAATTACGCACATGATCGCGTTCTTCTACTTCCACAATTTTTTGGCGGACAATTTTAAAATTGTTATGATACTTTTTAAACTTCTTTTGATTTTTTGTAGTAATATCAGCTTCGCACAATGTTAACAAATGCTCTACATCTTCGCCGGCATCAAAAACCAATCTGCGAACGGCAGAATCGGTTATCGTATCTTCGGCAATAACAATTGGTCGCGAGCTCATGGTTACCATTTTTTGTACAAAACGCATTTTTTGGTTTAAAGGCATGTGCAAAC is from Flavobacterium dauae and encodes:
- the clpB gene encoding ATP-dependent chaperone ClpB, which codes for MNFNNFTIKSQEVLQQAQVLVQTFGQQQIENEHILKAILEIDENVTPFILKKAGVNIEQLKQQTDQIIETFAKVEGGQISLSREAGSTLNEAQAIAKKMNDEYVSIEHLFLAIFKSRSKIATFLKSGGVTEKQIEAAINELRKGERVTSASAEDNYNSLNKYAKNLNQLANDGKLDPVIGRDEEIRRVLQILTRRSKNNPMLIGEPGVGKTAIAEGLAHRIVQGDVPENLKDKLVFSLDMGALIAGAKYKGEFEERLKSVVKEVTSSDGNIILFIDEIHTLVGAGGGEGAMDAANILKPALARGELRAIGATTLDEYQKYFEKDKALERRFQKVMIEEPDTESAISILRGIKEKYETHHKVRIKDEAIIGAVELSQRYISNRFLPDKAIDLMDEAASKLRMEINSKPEELDVLDRKIMQLEIEIEAIKRENDESKLKALGIDLANLKEERNQIFSKWKSEKDVVDNIQNIKSNIEDYKLEAERAERNGDYGKVAEIRYGKIQDAEAKLTEFQKQLEENQKGQSLIKEEVTYEDIADVVAKWTGVPVTKMLQTDREKLLNLESELHKRVVGQEEAIVAISDAVRRSRSGLQDPKKPIGSFLFLGTTGVGKTELAKALAEYLFDDENAMTRIDMSEYSERHSVSRLVGAPPGYVGYDEGGQLTEAVRRRPYSVILLDEIEKAHPDTFNILLQVLDEGRLTDNKGRLADFKNTIIIMTSNMGSHIIQEQFDNNPTDIAVENAKDEVLNQLKTMVRPEFLNRIDEIIMFTPLTKGNIEQIVTIQLKSVFKMLTQQHITMDATPEAINYLAKKGFDPHFGARPVKRVIQREVLNQLSKEILSGTIKTDSIILLDSFDDKLIFRNQE
- the uvrA gene encoding excinuclease ABC subunit UvrA, which translates into the protein MQNQDDNIQVLGARVHNLKNIDVTIPREKLVVITGLSGSGKSSLAFDTIYAEGQRRYIETFASYARQFLGGLERPDVDKIDGLSPVIAIEQKTVNKNPRSTVGTITEIYDFIRLLFARASDAYSYETGEKMVSYSDEQIQQLITENYSRQRINILSPVIRSRKGHYRELFEQIAKQGFVKVRVDGEIRDIVSGMKLDRYKTHDIEIVIDRLAVDDSEDTQKRLAESIKTAMYHGEDIMVVLPHESENVRYFSRHLMCPTSGVSYPIPEPNSFSFNSPKGACPICNGLGTINEINLKKIIPNNDISIKSGGIEPIGEQKSTWIFKQLEIIAQRYDFKLTDAIKDIPAEALDVILNGGKESFSVASKILGITKDYKIDFEGISNFIKNQFNDAPTAAIKRWASDFMDEITCPECNGSRLRKESLYFKINNFNIADLSTMDLDQLSDWFGNLNNHLSSKQQVIAGEVVKEIATRLSFLLDVGLNYLTLNRSSKTLSGGEAQRIRLATQIGSQLVGVLYILDEPSIGLHQRDNEKLITSLKQLRDVGNSVLVVEHDKDMIEEADYVIDIGPKAGLNGGQIISAGTPTELLKENTITAQYLNGNLNIPIPTERRKGNGKTLKLFGAKGNNLKNVTVEFPLGTLICVSGVSGSGKSTLINETLYPILNEHFFNAVKVPQPYDKIEGLENIDKVIGIDQSPIGRTPRSNPATYTEVFSEIRTLFTKTPEASIRGYKPGRFSFNVKGGRCETCEGSGLRTIEMGFLPDVYVECETCQGKRFNRETLEIRYKGKSIADILEMTIEESVPFFENIPKIYRKLKTIQDVGLGYITLGQQSTTLSGGEAQRIKLATELSKKDTGNTFYILDEPTTGLHFEDIRVLLEVLQQLVEKGNTVLIIEHNLDVIKIADYIIDIGPEGGKNGGEVVAFGTPEKVAKSKKSHTARFLKKELK
- the ytxJ gene encoding bacillithiol system redox-active protein YtxJ, with the protein product MNWKILENNHQLEQIKEESFNKLQLIFKHSTRCIISKMALKNFENDFLLQDVIDAYYLDLIAYRNISNEIAEVFAVEHQSPQILLIKDGVVVYNESHERIDANVLKKVV
- a CDS encoding TIGR00730 family Rossman fold protein → MEENLSEEDIRIKESFLQKSWNEIKSNDSWAIFKVMSEFVNGYEKMGRIGPCVSIFGSARTKSDNPYYKLAEEIAFKISKAGYGVISGGGPGIMEAANKGAHLGGGASVGLNIDLPFEQHFNPYIDHDKNLQFDYFFVRKVMFVKYSQGFVVMPGGFGTLDELFEAVTLIQTKKIGKFPIILVGSEFWSGLFDWIKTVMIEKYFNASPEDMNLIQIVDTADEVVTIIDKFYKKYNLSPNF
- a CDS encoding COX15/CtaA family protein gives rise to the protein MENKTFIRWAKISLVLIYLVIIAGATVRMTGSGMGCPDWPKCFGYYIPPTQIEELLWEPYHDYEKGQVIIKDSKLKVANKDFTSNEMYQPSNWDEYTKHDYAEFNPYHTWVEYINRLCGALAGFACFILFVLSIISVAFFKAKPKLIVWSAIVLFLLGFNAWLGATVVFSVLNPVKITTHMIAALLNVAALLYLIYIAKDKHTHQIKYDKTFYIFTWVAMLFSLIQIGLGTQVRQFIDVQTRSGITDVSVWLANPDITFYIHRTFSFVIFFVNLYLFLRNKRLNLGNNKINWIMLLLLLEIFTGILMYYIHFPFGTQATHLVLAAVMYGLQFAIILETRKNNLKSHFQ
- a CDS encoding DUF2490 domain-containing protein, whose protein sequence is MKKAVVFLTIILFNFKGFSNNPKKDPKLGGWYMYFGNVKIENTKWIINYDVQYRNYEIISDLNQLLMRTSVQYALFDNLTLGGGYAFVHTEQLGIPDNPFNENRIFQDVITQQKIATATVKHRFRFEQRFMENQDFKSRLRYQLGLDVLIYQNTEKNQNLYATMYNEIFMNADETSRKSNVFDRDRLYFGAGFKFNQNLGVQVGWMNQMLQKTSHQQLMFSLHHNLKLK